The genomic interval GAGCTGCTCAAACTGCAAGCGATACTCAATCAAATCCGAAACATAAAGAATCTTTAAGCGGTGTTTTTGTGCAAATTCACTCAAAAATTTATCCCCTCTTCTTGCCATTAGCCCATCTTCTCGCATAATTTCACAAATCACACTCACAGGTTTAAGCCCTGCAAGCTGGCAAATATCAATGCTCGCCTCTGTATGTCCTGTGCGCTCTAGCACACCTCCCTCTTTGGCAATCAATGGAAAAATATGTCCGGGTCGCACAAAATCTTCAGGTTTTGTGTTAGATTTACACATTAGGCTAATCGTTAAATCTCGCTCATACGCAGAGATTCCTGTTTTAGCTTCTTTGGCGTCAATAGAAACCGTGAAAGCTGTTTCGTGATTGGAACTATTTTGAATAACCATTGGGGGCAAATCAAGTTTATTTGCAATCTCTTTGGTAATAGAAACACAAATCAACCCGCGTGCCTCTTGTGCCATAAAATTGATTTTTTCGGGTGTGCTAAAAATTCCAGCCATTACCAAATCGCCCTCATTTTCTCTATCCTCATCGTCCATAATAATAACCATTTCTCCATTTTTAATCGCCTTAATCGCCTCTTCCACGCGCAAAAATGCTTCATTTTGCATTTCTTAACCTTTTGTATTTTTTCTAAAGTATATCACAAACTTATCAAAAAGATATTTAATATATTGACAAATAAAAACAATAAAGATATAATTTCGCTTTTTATTGGGGTATCGCCAAGCGGTAAGGCAGTTGGTTTTGGTCCAACCATTCCGAGGTTCGAATCCTTGTACCCCAGCCACTTATTCTCAAATTTCATAACATTTATAATCTTTTTATAAATTTTATCGCGGGGTAGAGCAGCCCGGTAGCTCGTTGGGCTCATAACCCAAAGGTCGGTGGTTCAAATCC from Helicobacter ganmani carries:
- a CDS encoding bifunctional 3,4-dihydroxy-2-butanone 4-phosphate synthase/GTP cyclohydrolase II, with protein sequence MQNEAFLRVEEAIKAIKNGEMVIIMDDEDRENEGDLVMAGIFSTPEKINFMAQEARGLICVSITKEIANKLDLPPMVIQNSSNHETAFTVSIDAKEAKTGISAYERDLTISLMCKSNTKPEDFVRPGHIFPLIAKEGGVLERTGHTEASIDICQLAGLKPVSVICEIMREDGLMARRGDKFLSEFAQKHRLKILYVSDLIEYRLQFEQLIKPIYRGKGKFLGAEVEKIQFQDHLSRIHTAFVFGKSQTPLVKFHIVKEDLELLENENTFNGLIQAIEQLKQEGGYLVFLKTCDGKDIKGLGIGAQILKSLEIRDFRLLSVSQVDESEYCALSGFNLRILERVEV